The following are encoded in a window of Vespula pensylvanica isolate Volc-1 chromosome 2, ASM1446617v1, whole genome shotgun sequence genomic DNA:
- the LOC122637890 gene encoding frizzled-9-like isoform X2, protein MPLVHYNCSKHLRLFLCAVFAPVCSEHVAMQIPACKSLCLSVRRECEPALTSLTLPWPHMLDCDRFLDRGNTLCVQPPEETLSDAVPSVQQQWPTQEQIQPVQTSTGLQNHHQCPPHFVQTPDVQTISCAPRCGIDAYYRAEDKKFAERWMIGWAWLCFLSTLFTLLTFWVEPSRFRYPERPIVFLALCYNLLSVNYIVRGAIGTEILSCVSQLDGPSYVPVHDGLKSIPCTIWWIVKHYLSLASSTWWAILCGCWLLSARNEWSSEALHNIASYLHGVAWGLPLFATGGSLLSRQIVADELTGLCQIADESALWLEVLPHAILIFLGCILAAVAGGALIRVRRAVRSAGRSATKLERLMTRLGIFALLYALPALGSLTCILHESSTRPRWRTLALLAALDCRSAENCVPGPVYRAAGLEVALLRPFLSLVIGVTSGMWVWSGKTCRAWSKLLAAPTKPTRSIPTAQPLTQNVLRNFKADVNNLP, encoded by the exons ATGCCCCTAGTACATTACAACTGTTCGAAACACTTGAGGCTCTTTCTTTGCGCCGTCTTCGCCCCTGTATGCTCCGAACATGTGGCCATGCAGATACCCGCTTGCaagtctctctgtctttcggTTAGGAGAGAGTGCGAGCCGGCACTGACCAGCCTCACTCTTCCTTGGCCGCATATGCTCGACTGCGATCGATTTTTGGATCGAG GCAACACACTTTGCGTTCAACCACCCGAGGAAACTCTCTCGGACGCTGTTCCGTCCGTTCAACAGCAATGGCCAACGCAAGAACAAATTCAGCCTGTTCAAACGTCCACGGGATTGCAAAATCACCATCAGTGTCCCCCTCACTTCGTACAAACGCCGGATGTACAAACG aTCTCTTGTGCTCCGCGTTGCGGTATCGACGCTTATTATCGCGCCGAGGATAAAAAATTTGCCGAACGATGGATGATAGGATGGGCATGGCTCTGCTTTTTATCCACGCTTTTCACTCTTTTAACGTTCTGGGTCGAGCCCTCCAGATTCCGTTATCCAGAGAGACCCATAGTATTTTTGGCGCTCTGTTACAATTTATTATCGGTAAATTATATCGTCAGAGGTGCGATCGGTACCGAAATCCTCAGTTGTGTCAGCCAACTCGATGGACCCAGTTATGTGCCGGTTCACGACGGATTAAAGAGTATTCCTTGTACGATCTGGTGGATCGTCAAGCATTATCTGAGTTTAGCCAGTAGCACTTGGTGGGCGATACTGTGCGGTTGTTGGCTTCTTAGCGCCAGAAACGAGTGGAGCAGCGAAGCTCTGCACAATATTGCTTCGTATCTACACGGAGTTGCTTGGGGATTACCGCTCTTTGCTACCGGAG GCAGCTTACTCTCTCGTCAAATAGTTGCCGACGAACTTACCGGTCTCTGTCAAATCGCCGATGAATCCGCTTTGTGGCTCGAAGTTTTACCACACGCGATTCTGATCTTTCTCGGTTGCATTTTAGCAGCAGTGGCAGGCGGCGCGTTGATTCGCGTACGACGCGCTGTACGTTCGGCCGGTCGTAGCGCGACGAAACTGGAGAGACTGATGACTCGTCTTGGAATCTTTGCGTTGCTTTACGCCCTGCCAGCCCTTGGTAGCTTAACCTGTATTCTACACGAATCTTCGACGAGACCTCGCTGGCGAACGCTCGCGCTTCTCGCTGCTCTTGATTGTCGATCAGCGGAGAACTGTGTACCAGGTCCCGTTTATAGAGCGGCAGGACTCGAAGTGGCTCTTCTCAGGCCGTTTTTGTCTTTGGTCATTGGCGTGACCTCGGGTATGTGGGTCTGGTCTGGTAAAACTTGTAGAGCTTGGAGTAAATTACTCGCAGCTCCTACTAAACCTACTAGATCTATCCCAACTGCTCAACCTCTGACACAAAATGTTCTTCGGAATTTTAAAGCCGATGTAAATAATCTGCCATGA
- the LOC122637890 gene encoding frizzled-9-like isoform X1, with translation MIHLWRTISLLSAVIGLARAWGINHAGQTGTNTKCERLSVSFCHGLRYNLTAMPNFMGHEDQLQAERGLATLMPLVHYNCSKHLRLFLCAVFAPVCSEHVAMQIPACKSLCLSVRRECEPALTSLTLPWPHMLDCDRFLDRGNTLCVQPPEETLSDAVPSVQQQWPTQEQIQPVQTSTGLQNHHQCPPHFVQTPDVQTISCAPRCGIDAYYRAEDKKFAERWMIGWAWLCFLSTLFTLLTFWVEPSRFRYPERPIVFLALCYNLLSVNYIVRGAIGTEILSCVSQLDGPSYVPVHDGLKSIPCTIWWIVKHYLSLASSTWWAILCGCWLLSARNEWSSEALHNIASYLHGVAWGLPLFATGGSLLSRQIVADELTGLCQIADESALWLEVLPHAILIFLGCILAAVAGGALIRVRRAVRSAGRSATKLERLMTRLGIFALLYALPALGSLTCILHESSTRPRWRTLALLAALDCRSAENCVPGPVYRAAGLEVALLRPFLSLVIGVTSGMWVWSGKTCRAWSKLLAAPTKPTRSIPTAQPLTQNVLRNFKADVNNLP, from the exons ATGATACATCTTTGGAGAACGATCTCGTTACTATCGGCGGTGATTGGCCTCGCGAGAGCATGGGGCATTAATCACGCGGGTCAAACGGGCACGAATACGAAATGCGAGAGACTCAGCGTTTCGTTTTGCCATGGGCTGCGTTACAATCTCACTGCCATGCCGAATTTTATGGGCCACGAGGATCAGTTGCAAGCGGAACGCGGA CTGGCGACTCTGATGCCCCTAGTACATTACAACTGTTCGAAACACTTGAGGCTCTTTCTTTGCGCCGTCTTCGCCCCTGTATGCTCCGAACATGTGGCCATGCAGATACCCGCTTGCaagtctctctgtctttcggTTAGGAGAGAGTGCGAGCCGGCACTGACCAGCCTCACTCTTCCTTGGCCGCATATGCTCGACTGCGATCGATTTTTGGATCGAG GCAACACACTTTGCGTTCAACCACCCGAGGAAACTCTCTCGGACGCTGTTCCGTCCGTTCAACAGCAATGGCCAACGCAAGAACAAATTCAGCCTGTTCAAACGTCCACGGGATTGCAAAATCACCATCAGTGTCCCCCTCACTTCGTACAAACGCCGGATGTACAAACG aTCTCTTGTGCTCCGCGTTGCGGTATCGACGCTTATTATCGCGCCGAGGATAAAAAATTTGCCGAACGATGGATGATAGGATGGGCATGGCTCTGCTTTTTATCCACGCTTTTCACTCTTTTAACGTTCTGGGTCGAGCCCTCCAGATTCCGTTATCCAGAGAGACCCATAGTATTTTTGGCGCTCTGTTACAATTTATTATCGGTAAATTATATCGTCAGAGGTGCGATCGGTACCGAAATCCTCAGTTGTGTCAGCCAACTCGATGGACCCAGTTATGTGCCGGTTCACGACGGATTAAAGAGTATTCCTTGTACGATCTGGTGGATCGTCAAGCATTATCTGAGTTTAGCCAGTAGCACTTGGTGGGCGATACTGTGCGGTTGTTGGCTTCTTAGCGCCAGAAACGAGTGGAGCAGCGAAGCTCTGCACAATATTGCTTCGTATCTACACGGAGTTGCTTGGGGATTACCGCTCTTTGCTACCGGAG GCAGCTTACTCTCTCGTCAAATAGTTGCCGACGAACTTACCGGTCTCTGTCAAATCGCCGATGAATCCGCTTTGTGGCTCGAAGTTTTACCACACGCGATTCTGATCTTTCTCGGTTGCATTTTAGCAGCAGTGGCAGGCGGCGCGTTGATTCGCGTACGACGCGCTGTACGTTCGGCCGGTCGTAGCGCGACGAAACTGGAGAGACTGATGACTCGTCTTGGAATCTTTGCGTTGCTTTACGCCCTGCCAGCCCTTGGTAGCTTAACCTGTATTCTACACGAATCTTCGACGAGACCTCGCTGGCGAACGCTCGCGCTTCTCGCTGCTCTTGATTGTCGATCAGCGGAGAACTGTGTACCAGGTCCCGTTTATAGAGCGGCAGGACTCGAAGTGGCTCTTCTCAGGCCGTTTTTGTCTTTGGTCATTGGCGTGACCTCGGGTATGTGGGTCTGGTCTGGTAAAACTTGTAGAGCTTGGAGTAAATTACTCGCAGCTCCTACTAAACCTACTAGATCTATCCCAACTGCTCAACCTCTGACACAAAATGTTCTTCGGAATTTTAAAGCCGATGTAAATAATCTGCCATGA
- the LOC122637883 gene encoding RRP12-like protein, which translates to MGKIARLGSRKKAKRWPKGQSSNSNPETTKHRERATWMFFKDFNGTPGITTEDLQKHDAMQHILPQIENIDIDGDQVESTIEGTVNSADTFASTYSNCTNISFNRFLNHFQSKSLIHKEMLAVLSAVTEVIKQNGGSETSTEYFAALMSTLEAVDTDTSVAATLSLLEMGLRTVPKNVLNAQFGPASQIFLQILTKYIEAENFLIIRHCLSCLSLLLRFQEAAVWLNSSTMQVLDAILSFIIHIKPKIRKVAQHGICAILKGSDLMRSESCPVYHPAAPQVAKHCINQLNTACEPGGITSILHTLTLLKDIIHQLPKLYIKTICEGLLSIMGLRNVLVTSCCLQTLHGLFVSRPSEITLPSQRNAQIITALYDYQPPVNDAQPTLAWLTVMQEAHCNLIQNSMDMCAAIVPRMLEKCIELLLSDKQEVISGTSHTMKILLQDCIGPLCENEEKAKRYKVIIDQVIDMMYKPTKYQYLDTSIPFDNILHLIGLLFQITGKTKNPKLLDILKTLAELRDSYNFACNAVAEYAIGSAIKALGPRVVLHTLPLQTGKDTINLERSWLLPLLKDCITHGSLSFFTDMLLPLAVICNTKSKEPVGGKTYEFLVTQIWAILPSLCNDANDVKDNFKNIAKLLGTIISGVKDLRLSVMAALRKLITKATENDNSEDISELARFAKNYLPVLFALYTTKPTGTDEEGHRLATFDTIKIYLTITEKVLANELFDKALTKLGDADADDFFKESVCDLIRLLVEYTDIDRLQKFYEMCIPYIEDKTKRKEQKKAYRFMEGLCGSEKEICKNFVQEHRREIQKMMIASATKLIQTSKGARIRCLIHLVKSHPQLEKTKFLQAIIPEAILCVKDINQKCRTSAYQLLNVIADKFLEKPEYLKEYTDMVIAGLGGEQKYCSCTLLALASLTYHYNGCLGIETLEEILGHACLLAVSPTREIAESALSYIKVYITVMPSLIIAKSLTKIVGALSDMNDDCKRHFRQKVRDIFTKLIRKYSIRTISGMVPASDVILHKRLKNIHKVEEIKKKSRELKKIKQSEKEDTDFNAKRRPKSMEDLLADSEEEFCDTEEDEPKRNNKKRTSRKEAWIKENEENIVDLIDPTTARNITTTQPESANMEESVKKLKEPKDYGFKIAPDGRIIIKDDNQKNDSDTENTKRKRLLSEDNTDDDDDYEDDEEDKKSIVSANPASRKRKHSTNSDTASLKSFATSKYRAGGSGIHRPIKMKRMEQTPGSEYRAHKAGGDVKKKGKPDPYAYLPLTRAALNKRKKKKMATKLRGIVAGAKKGAQIGMKNKRSNK; encoded by the exons atGGGTAAAATAGCGCGATTAGGtagtagaaaaaaagcaaaacgatGGCCAAAAGGCCAAAGCTCCAATTCAAATCCGGAAACAACAAAGCACAGAGAAAGAGCTACATGGatgttttttaaagattttaacg gAACACCGGGTATAACAACAGAGGATTTACAGAAACACGATGCTATGCAACACATTCTACctcaaatagaaaatatagatatcGACGGAGATCAAGTAGAAAGTACTATAGAAGGAACAGTCAATTCAGCAGATACGTTTGCGAGCACTTACAGTAATTGtacaaatatatcttttaatag atttttaaatcaCTTTCAATCTAAATCGTTAATACATAAGGAGATGTTAGCCGTTTTATCAGCAGTAACCGAagttattaaacaaaatggTGGGTCTGAAACTTCGACCGAGTATTTTGCAGCACTg atgagTACTCTAGAAGCGGTTGATACGGATACGTCTGTTGCTGCTACGCTTTCACTTCTAGAAATGGGATTAAGAACTGTACCTAAAAACGTTCTCAATGCACAATTTGGTCCAGCGAGTCAAATCTTTCTCCAAATATTAACAAAGTATATAGAAgcagaaaattttctaattataagaCAC TGTCTCAGCTGTCTTTCACTATTGTTACGGTTTCAAGAAGCCGCAGTTTGGTTAAATTCTTCAACGATGCAGGTTTTAGATGCCATTCTATCATTCATTATTCATATTAAACCCAAAATAAGAAAGGTAGCTCAGCATGGAATATGTGCCATACTTAAAG GAAGTGATTTAATGAGAAGTGAAAGTTGTCCTGTATATCATCCTGCTGCACCACAAGTTGCTAAACATTGTATAAATCAATTGAACACAGCTTGCGAACCTGGTGGTATAACGAGCATCCTTCATACTCTCACGTTACTCAAGGACATTATCCACCAATTGCCAAAGTTATACATAAAG ACTATTTGCGAGGGACTCTTAAGTATCATGGGATTAAGAAATGTTTTGGTAACATCATGCTGTTTACAAACGTTGCATGGATTGTTCGTGTCCAGGCCGTCAGAAATAACGTTACCATCGCAAAGAAATGCACAAATTATAACTGCTCTTTATGATTATCAACCTCCCGTAAACGATGCGCAACCAACTCTAGCTTGGTTGACTGTTATGCAAGAGGCTCACTGCAATCTCATTCA AAATTCTATGGATATGTGCGCTGCTATCGTACCTCGAATGTTAGAAAAATGTATCGAATTGTTGCTCTCTGATAAACAAGAAGTCATATCTGGTACATCTCATACTATGAAAATACTTTTACAAGATTGTATTGGCCCATTGtgtgaaaatgaagaaaaggcTAAAAG ATATAAGGTAATAATAGACCAAGTGATAGATATGATGTATAAACCGACAAAGTACCAGTATCTTGACACGAGTATACCGTTTGATAATATTCTTCATTTAATTGGATTGCTCTttcaa ATAActggaaaaacaaaaaatccaaAACTTTTAGATATTTTGAAAACATTAGCAGAATTACGAGATTCATACAACTTTGCATGTAACGCAGTTGCTGAATACGCGATTGGATCTGCTATAAAAGCATTGGGTCCTCGTGTCGTTTTACATACTCTACCTCTGCAG ACAGGAAAAGATACTATAAACCTAGAGAGAAGTTGGCTACTTCCATTGCTCAAAGATTGCATAACTCATGgatcactttctttcttcacagATATGTTGCTACCATTAGCAGTAATATGCAA cACAAAATCTAAAGAACCGGTAGGAGGAAAAACTTACGAATTTCTTGTAACGCAAATATGGGCAATATTGCCAAGTTTATGCAATGATGCTAACGACGTGAAAGACAACTTCAAG AATATCGCTAAATTGTTAGGAACAATTATTAGTGGAGTTAAAGATTTAAGATTATCGGTAATGGCAGctttaagaaaattgattaCAAAGGCAACCGAAAATGATAATAGCGAGGATATATCCGAGCTTGCTCGATTTGCTAAAAATTATCTACCAGTTTTGTTCGCTTTATATACAACTAAACCGACTGGAACGGATGAAGAGGGACATCGTTTGGCTACGTTCGATACGATTAAG ATATATCTGACAATAACAGAAAAGGTATTAGCAAATGAGCTGTTCGATAAAGCATTAACCAAATTGGGCGATGCCGACGCAGatgattttttcaaagaaagtgTATGTGACTTGATAAGATTGTTAGTCGAATATACTGATATCGAtagattacaaaaattttacgaGATGTGCATACCGTACATCGAAGATAAAACCAAACGAAAGGAACAGAAGAAGGCATATAG atttatgGAAGGATTGTGTGgcagtgaaaaagaaatttgtaaaaattttgtacAAGAGCATAGACgcgaaatacaaaaaatgatgATTGCTTCTGCAACTAAATTAATTCAAACGAGTAAAGGA GCTCGTATAAGATGTTTGATACATCTTGTAAAAAGTCACCCACAATtggaaaaaacgaaatttttgcAAGCTATCATTCCGGAAGCGATATTGTGCGTAAAGGACATAAATCAGAAATGTCGAACTTCAGCGTATCAATTGTTAAATGTCATTGCcgataaatttttagaaaaaccTGAATATCTTAAAGAATATACAGACATGGTAATTGCAGGATTGGGTGGAGAACAAAAATACTGCAGTTGCACTCTACTCGCTCTTGCTTCTCTTACATATCATTATAAcg GTTGCTTGGGTATAGAAACTTTGGAGGAAATATTAGGACATGCGTGTTTACTTGCAGTTAGCCCTACAAGAGAAATAGCAGAATCAGCATTGTCATATATTAAAGTGTACATAACCGTAATGCCGTCTCTTATAATAGCAAAATCATTAACTAAAATA GTTGGGGCTTTGTCCGATATGAACGACGATTGTAAAAGGCATTTTAGACAAAAAGTTAGAGATATCTTTACCAAATTGATACGGAAATATAGCATAAGAACTATTTCCGGAATGGTGCCGGCATCAGATGTAATACttcataaaagattaaaaaatattcataaggtagaagaaattaaaaagaagagtagagaattgaagaaaataaaacagagtGAAAAAGAGGACACAGATTTCAATGCAAAAAGAAGACCAAAAAG catgGAAGATCTCTTGGCAGACAGCGAAGAAGAATTTTGTGATACGGAAGAGGATGAACCAaagagaaacaacaaaaaacgaACATCGAGAAAAGAAGCTTGGatcaaagagaacgaagaaaatattgttgacTTGATTGATCCAACAACTGCGAGAAATATAACTA CGACTCAACCTGAAAGTGCCAATATGGAAGAATCTGTTAAAAAACTGAAAGAACCAAAGGATTATGGTTTTAAAATTGCTCCAGATggacgaattattattaaggaTGATAATCAAAAAAATGATAGCGACacagaaaatacaaaaagaaaacggttATTATCTGAAGATAATAcggatgacgacgacgattatg aagacgacgaagaggacAAGAAATCAATAGTATCGGCGAATCCTGCGAGTCGAAAGCGGAAACATAGTACAAATTCTGATACTGCGAGTTTAAAGAGTTTTGCTACGTCGAAATATCGAG CTGGAGGATCGGGTATTCATCGaccaataaaaatgaaaagaatggaaCAGACGCCTGGTTCGGAATATCGCGCGCACAAAGCAGGAGGTGACGTTAAGAAGAAGGGCAAACCTGATCCATACGCTTACTTGCCATTGACAAGAGCTGCTCTAAATAAGCG aaagaagaaaaagatggcaACGAAGCTTCGAGGGA